One genomic window of Vibrio ziniensis includes the following:
- a CDS encoding methyl-accepting chemotaxis protein, with protein sequence MRTLSVQWKITLLAGFCLLVTSLSLIGFSVYNAVSNQQVIKTQSAESVINKSQQLLKTRAQLNSTEISEYLSEATYRAEMLSSNALFLKKNSEDNFGESEALRTALNEMVRKSVLDFPTIEGAYLVFKPNALDSEDSNYVNADYVGSNDVGRFAPYWRAKDAGQDAVNEVLTEKQLADAANSERFACPLNEGNACVTSPRMINQGSEQFLATSISVPIVVDNEVIGFYGIDLKLTPLLDVAKDSDSSLFNGEGKIFIISLDGTLIASDDDSLTIGQPFGGSSISREKVSSLLSGKKVESLWSEDGLWMTVFAPIPVANQTWGVVFEMPRSSVLKDADQLDRVITAQVESGVKVELLAGLLFAILGLTVIAYTASRIVKPIREVVVRLNDIADGEGDLTQRLEVQSQDEIGQLADGFNKFLDKLQSTIRQVIETTHSVAETTEQAKITAVETRRSSEAQFKEVDLVATASEEMTQTASLVVHNAENAVQAAELANDSARIGQEVIKTSEAEMLNLVKTMNQAVPIVEDLARNNVNITDILEVIEGISEQTNLLALNAAIEAARAGEQGRGFAVVADEVRNLASRTHASVGEIRTVIEKVEKGTRDVVNAIQEGNSLANGTASHVQRAVTELNKVFDAISAINDMNTQIVKAAEEQQTVSAEVNQNVANIRDLSAQILEQAGESEAVSTEISSLSKQQQALVNQFKVN encoded by the coding sequence ATGCGAACACTATCAGTTCAGTGGAAAATTACGCTGTTGGCAGGTTTTTGCCTGCTCGTAACCTCGTTATCTCTTATCGGTTTCTCGGTTTACAATGCTGTAAGTAATCAGCAGGTGATTAAAACGCAGAGTGCTGAATCCGTTATCAATAAATCTCAGCAGTTGCTAAAGACACGCGCACAGTTAAATTCAACTGAAATCTCGGAATATCTCAGCGAAGCCACCTATCGTGCAGAAATGCTCTCTTCAAATGCTTTGTTCCTAAAGAAAAACTCTGAAGATAATTTTGGAGAAAGTGAAGCCTTACGTACCGCCTTAAATGAAATGGTTCGAAAATCTGTACTAGATTTTCCGACGATTGAAGGAGCGTATCTAGTATTCAAACCAAACGCTCTCGATTCTGAAGACAGTAACTATGTCAACGCAGATTATGTAGGTTCAAACGATGTTGGACGTTTTGCTCCGTATTGGAGAGCCAAAGACGCCGGTCAGGATGCGGTCAATGAAGTCTTGACTGAAAAGCAATTGGCTGATGCTGCCAATAGTGAACGTTTTGCTTGCCCGTTAAATGAGGGTAATGCATGTGTAACTTCTCCACGTATGATCAATCAAGGTAGTGAACAATTCTTAGCTACATCTATCTCTGTTCCTATTGTTGTCGACAACGAAGTCATTGGCTTTTACGGCATAGACCTAAAACTCACCCCTTTACTTGATGTAGCAAAAGATTCAGACAGTAGTTTGTTTAATGGCGAAGGTAAAATTTTCATCATCAGTCTGGATGGCACACTGATCGCGAGTGATGACGATTCATTAACTATCGGACAACCGTTTGGTGGATCTAGTATCTCTAGAGAAAAGGTCTCAAGTCTTTTATCTGGCAAAAAAGTAGAATCTTTGTGGAGCGAAGATGGCCTTTGGATGACAGTATTTGCGCCCATTCCTGTTGCTAACCAAACGTGGGGTGTGGTTTTTGAAATGCCTCGTAGCAGCGTTCTTAAAGATGCAGACCAACTTGATAGAGTTATTACCGCGCAAGTAGAAAGCGGCGTTAAAGTAGAGCTACTTGCAGGTCTATTGTTTGCCATTCTTGGGCTGACGGTTATTGCCTACACAGCTTCGCGTATTGTTAAGCCTATTCGCGAAGTTGTTGTACGTTTGAATGATATTGCTGATGGTGAAGGTGATTTAACTCAGCGTTTAGAAGTTCAATCGCAAGATGAAATAGGGCAGTTGGCAGATGGTTTCAACAAGTTCCTAGACAAACTGCAATCTACCATCAGACAAGTTATCGAAACTACCCATTCAGTTGCTGAAACCACGGAGCAAGCGAAGATTACAGCCGTTGAAACAAGGCGCAGCAGCGAGGCTCAGTTTAAAGAGGTCGATCTAGTTGCAACTGCGTCAGAAGAGATGACACAGACAGCAAGTCTCGTTGTTCACAATGCAGAAAATGCGGTTCAAGCAGCTGAGCTAGCGAATGATTCTGCTCGTATTGGTCAAGAGGTGATCAAAACTTCTGAAGCTGAAATGCTCAACTTGGTTAAAACCATGAATCAAGCCGTGCCAATTGTCGAAGATTTAGCGCGTAACAACGTGAACATTACCGACATTCTTGAAGTGATAGAAGGGATCTCTGAGCAAACAAACCTGCTTGCACTCAACGCAGCTATTGAAGCCGCAAGAGCGGGAGAACAAGGAAGGGGGTTTGCTGTTGTTGCTGATGAAGTTCGTAATCTTGCTAGCCGTACTCACGCTTCGGTTGGTGAAATTCGTACCGTCATTGAGAAAGTGGAAAAGGGCACTCGAGATGTCGTGAATGCTATTCAAGAAGGCAATAGCTTGGCGAATGGAACAGCCTCTCACGTACAACGCGCAGTAACGGAACTGAACAAGGTTTTTGATGCTATTTCAGCAATTAACGATATGAACACGCAGATTGTGAAAGCGGCAGAAGAACAGCAGACTGTGTCTGCTGAAGTGAACCAGAATGTAGCGAATATTCGAGATCTGAGTGCTCAGATTTTGGAACAGGCTGGTGAATCTGAAGCGGTAAGCACCGAAATCAGCTCTTTGTCAAAACAGCAGCAAGCGTTGGTCAATCAGTTTAAAGTGAATTGA
- a CDS encoding ABC transporter ATP-binding protein: MKEVPALDIKQLHKTFGQNEVLKGISLQAHKGDVISIIGSSGSGKSTFLRCINLLETPTDGEIWVNGELIQMKKNRQGISLPANEKQVQRIRSRLAMVFQGFNLWSHMTVLENVIEAPVHVLGVPKAQAIEKAEALLQKVGLYERKDYYPGHLSGGQQQRAAIARALAVDPEVLLFDEPTSALDPELVGEVLGVMRSLAEEGRTMLVVTHEMAFARDVSNHVMFLHQGLVEEQGDPKKLFTNPDSERLKQFISSIY; the protein is encoded by the coding sequence ATGAAAGAAGTACCAGCGCTCGATATAAAACAACTGCACAAAACGTTTGGCCAGAATGAAGTTCTGAAAGGTATCTCACTTCAAGCGCATAAAGGAGATGTTATCTCTATTATTGGCTCGTCCGGTTCTGGCAAAAGTACCTTCCTACGTTGCATCAACTTACTTGAAACGCCTACAGACGGTGAAATCTGGGTGAATGGTGAGTTGATTCAGATGAAAAAAAACCGCCAAGGTATTTCTCTTCCTGCTAATGAAAAACAAGTTCAGCGTATCCGTTCGCGTTTAGCTATGGTTTTTCAGGGATTTAATCTTTGGTCACATATGACAGTGTTAGAAAACGTCATTGAAGCACCTGTCCATGTATTAGGTGTTCCCAAAGCACAAGCGATTGAAAAAGCGGAAGCACTCCTTCAGAAAGTCGGTCTTTATGAACGTAAAGATTACTACCCAGGGCATTTGTCTGGCGGTCAGCAACAGCGAGCTGCAATTGCGCGAGCTTTAGCTGTTGATCCTGAAGTTCTTCTGTTTGATGAACCTACGTCTGCTCTGGACCCAGAATTAGTTGGCGAGGTGTTGGGTGTTATGCGTTCACTGGCCGAAGAAGGGCGAACCATGCTAGTTGTAACCCATGAAATGGCATTCGCTCGTGATGTATCAAATCATGTCATGTTTTTGCATCAAGGATTGGTAGAAGAACAGGGTGATCCTAAAAAGCTGTTTACGAATCCAGATTCTGAACGTCTCAAACAGTTTATTTCATCAATTTATTAA
- a CDS encoding DUF3360 family protein translates to MSEAVNKAHSDSDIETKSYSELHRPASEFNSRSDYLDHELQIMKPRRFGLNLPGRDFRFELEDFVPALAGTIGIISMYSAVMMSWAEGLTQAWDHVHLTKEFAIEVARVEMLIPALLFCVLASGIFNPKANLAGNHGPMIPLIGTIALAGAHPLALALLIGVFGLLLSFFKGGSKLVNLTSEGTAGGLLIFLGLTGTISQINSIQTWAVGLQSADVAAGSMGYVGIIVLGINVAIYAYLAKVNKRWLAIPVCAFSGLAIALALGAGFDIKFETHMGLPNLNPVYWWGSTEEGWMLGLPNMEHFIASLPFAILAVAMWSPDFLGHRIFQEMNYPRGSEKVLMDVDDTMTMCSFRQMVGTAVGGGNITSSWGTYMIPAAIAKRPIPAGSILLGLIVMTVAVLGFPMDVAVWPPVMRVALLVGVSLPLLEAGMQMVRDTKDSQAAGICIFASIVANPVLAWALTMFLDNNGLIGDKERAARLSFLDKIVIPVSVFIICLVAMLAVGMLEAQYGLKAWL, encoded by the coding sequence ATGTCAGAAGCAGTGAATAAAGCGCATTCTGATTCAGATATCGAGACTAAGAGCTACAGTGAGCTTCATCGTCCAGCGTCTGAGTTCAACAGCCGTTCAGATTATTTAGATCATGAATTACAAATCATGAAACCTCGCCGCTTTGGCTTAAACCTACCGGGTCGCGATTTCCGTTTCGAACTTGAAGACTTTGTTCCTGCTCTAGCTGGTACTATCGGCATCATCTCGATGTACTCTGCTGTTATGATGTCTTGGGCTGAAGGTCTGACTCAAGCTTGGGATCACGTTCATCTAACTAAAGAGTTTGCTATTGAAGTAGCTCGTGTTGAGATGTTGATTCCAGCTTTATTATTCTGCGTGCTTGCTTCTGGTATCTTCAACCCTAAAGCAAACTTAGCAGGTAACCACGGTCCGATGATTCCGTTAATCGGCACGATTGCTCTAGCGGGTGCTCACCCTCTAGCATTAGCACTGCTTATTGGTGTCTTTGGTCTACTACTCAGTTTCTTCAAAGGTGGCTCTAAGCTTGTTAACCTCACTTCTGAAGGTACAGCCGGTGGTTTGCTCATATTCCTTGGTTTGACGGGAACAATCAGTCAGATCAACTCCATACAAACCTGGGCGGTCGGTTTACAATCGGCAGACGTAGCCGCAGGAAGCATGGGTTATGTAGGTATTATCGTACTTGGTATCAACGTTGCGATTTACGCATACCTAGCTAAAGTGAATAAGCGTTGGCTTGCTATCCCTGTGTGTGCATTCTCTGGTCTTGCAATCGCTCTAGCTCTAGGTGCTGGTTTCGACATTAAATTCGAAACTCACATGGGCCTTCCAAACCTAAACCCAGTTTACTGGTGGGGCAGCACTGAAGAAGGTTGGATGCTAGGTCTTCCTAACATGGAACACTTCATCGCATCTCTACCATTCGCAATTCTAGCTGTAGCGATGTGGTCTCCAGACTTCCTAGGTCACCGTATTTTCCAAGAGATGAACTACCCTAGAGGTTCTGAAAAAGTGTTGATGGACGTTGATGACACTATGACTATGTGTTCATTCCGTCAAATGGTTGGTACAGCAGTAGGTGGTGGTAACATCACATCATCTTGGGGTACTTACATGATCCCTGCTGCTATCGCTAAACGTCCAATCCCAGCGGGTTCAATTCTGCTTGGTTTGATCGTAATGACTGTTGCCGTACTTGGCTTCCCTATGGACGTTGCAGTATGGCCACCAGTAATGCGTGTTGCTCTATTAGTAGGTGTATCTCTACCTCTACTAGAAGCAGGTATGCAAATGGTTCGCGATACAAAAGACTCGCAAGCTGCTGGTATCTGTATTTTTGCTTCTATTGTAGCAAACCCAGTGCTTGCTTGGGCTCTGACCATGTTCCTAGACAACAATGGTCTAATCGGTGACAAAGAACGTGCTGCACGCTTGTCTTTCTTGGATAAAATTGTTATCCCTGTAAGCGTGTTCATTATCTGTCTTGTTGCAATGCTTGCCGTTGGTATGCTAGAAGCTCAATATGGTCTAAAAGCTTGGCTATAA
- a CDS encoding ABC transporter permease, whose protein sequence is MDFSLIIESLPIYFKGLWTTVWLVSLSLIIGICIAIPLAIARNSKNYALNLPSWGYIYFFRGTPLLVQLYLIYYGMDQFFPVKGTLWENAWFCALVAFILNTSAYTAEIVRGAINGLPKGEVEAAKAYGMSVFQTYHRIILPSALRRALPAYSNEVIFMIHGSAVAGIVTIMDLTGAARLVNSRYYAPFESFLTAGLFYMSLTFIVLWCFKGAEKRFLRYLRPLS, encoded by the coding sequence ATGGACTTTTCATTGATTATCGAAAGCCTGCCAATTTACTTCAAAGGCTTATGGACAACTGTATGGTTAGTGTCACTTTCACTGATCATTGGTATCTGTATTGCTATACCTTTAGCAATTGCACGTAACAGTAAAAACTATGCGCTTAATCTGCCGTCTTGGGGATATATTTATTTCTTTCGTGGCACGCCACTGTTAGTTCAGCTGTACTTGATCTACTACGGTATGGATCAGTTTTTTCCAGTTAAAGGGACCCTTTGGGAGAATGCGTGGTTCTGTGCCTTGGTCGCCTTTATCCTCAATACTTCTGCCTATACTGCAGAGATTGTACGTGGAGCAATAAATGGCTTACCAAAAGGTGAGGTTGAAGCTGCGAAAGCCTACGGTATGAGCGTGTTTCAAACATATCACCGTATCATTCTGCCTAGCGCTCTTCGTCGAGCATTACCAGCTTATAGTAACGAAGTAATTTTTATGATTCACGGTAGTGCGGTTGCAGGTATTGTCACCATTATGGACTTAACTGGTGCTGCTCGCTTGGTGAATTCTCGTTACTACGCACCATTTGAGTCATTCCTGACCGCTGGTTTGTTTTACATGAGTTTAACGTTCATCGTTCTTTGGTGTTTTAAAGGGGCAGAGAAACGTTTCTTACGTTATTTGCGACCGTTAAGCTGA
- the xthA gene encoding exodeoxyribonuclease III, translating to MKVISFNINGLRARLHQLQALIEKHQPDVIGLQEIKVHDEAFPIDDVEAMGYHVYFHGQKAHYGVAMLCKKQPVEIKKGFPTDNDDHQKRMIMATFLDDNGHKVTVLNGYFPQGDNVEHEVKYPYKRQFYKDLMTYLNDHHSSDEQLIVMGDINISPIDLDIGIGEINRKRWLKTGKCSFQPEEREWLKTLIDWGFEDTFRKLHPNVDDKFSWFDYRSRGFEDNRGLRIDVIMATPSLAQKCVEADIDYELRSIDKPSDHAPIWSVFK from the coding sequence ATGAAAGTTATCAGCTTTAACATCAATGGGTTAAGAGCTCGACTTCACCAACTTCAAGCATTGATTGAAAAGCATCAACCCGATGTTATCGGCTTACAAGAAATCAAAGTTCATGATGAAGCTTTTCCTATTGATGATGTCGAAGCCATGGGCTATCACGTTTATTTTCATGGTCAAAAAGCACACTACGGTGTAGCGATGCTTTGTAAGAAACAACCTGTCGAAATAAAAAAAGGTTTTCCAACTGACAATGATGATCATCAAAAGCGTATGATCATGGCGACTTTTCTCGATGACAATGGTCATAAAGTGACAGTACTGAATGGTTACTTCCCACAAGGCGACAACGTTGAGCATGAAGTTAAGTACCCATACAAACGTCAGTTTTATAAAGATCTGATGACCTATTTGAACGACCATCACAGTAGCGATGAGCAGTTGATTGTAATGGGTGATATAAACATCAGCCCTATCGATTTGGATATCGGTATTGGTGAAATTAACCGTAAACGTTGGTTAAAAACGGGGAAATGTTCATTCCAACCAGAAGAGCGTGAATGGCTGAAAACACTGATAGATTGGGGATTTGAAGACACATTTCGTAAACTTCATCCAAATGTTGATGACAAGTTTTCGTGGTTTGACTACCGTTCTCGTGGATTCGAAGACAATCGAGGACTTCGCATTGACGTAATTATGGCAACGCCATCTCTGGCTCAAAAATGTGTAGAAGCGGATATCGATTATGAGCTTCGAAGCATCGATAAGCCGTCTGATCACGCACCTATCTGGTCAGTGTTTAAGTAA
- a CDS encoding primosomal replication protein, with protein MSDLSRLNSIIEELQSSAALIDRTRGEHHRPLFDDTLFHCHGKLLTPCVTEAQGTLNAIVREQKAGKLTQPRAEYLTERLLSQIRAIQREMSTQAIRKNEPKHFNETRKPISDLYQDLAQHQDWERRLMILVQDKQATVESSFGANKTAAQQALLTAEQRLKRCQEAKTKIEKQITFREKNQ; from the coding sequence ATGAGTGACTTATCCAGATTAAATTCAATTATTGAAGAACTCCAATCGAGTGCTGCCCTGATCGATCGTACGCGAGGTGAACACCACCGCCCGTTGTTTGACGACACCTTGTTCCATTGCCACGGAAAATTATTAACTCCATGTGTAACAGAAGCGCAAGGCACACTGAATGCGATTGTTCGTGAGCAAAAAGCAGGCAAATTAACTCAACCACGAGCTGAATATCTAACTGAGCGGCTACTTTCACAAATTAGAGCCATTCAGCGCGAAATGTCGACACAAGCCATTCGCAAAAATGAACCCAAACATTTCAACGAGACCAGAAAGCCAATCAGCGATTTATATCAAGATTTAGCGCAACACCAAGACTGGGAACGAAGATTAATGATCCTTGTTCAAGATAAGCAAGCTACTGTTGAAAGTTCATTTGGTGCTAATAAAACAGCCGCACAGCAAGCGTTATTAACTGCAGAACAAAGACTCAAACGCTGCCAAGAAGCCAAAACAAAGATTGAGAAACAAATTACTTTTAGAGAGAAGAACCAATAA
- a CDS encoding ABC transporter substrate-binding protein, whose amino-acid sequence MKKWLLVAAIAATAATGVAQAKEWKTVRFGIEGAYPPFSWTEADGSLKGFDVDMANALCKEMAVQCQIVAQDWDGIIPSLLARKYDAIIAAMSITEERKKKVDFTHKYALIPNKFIAKKGAGLEFTKEGLKGVKIGVQRATTHDKYLTDNYGDSVEIVRYGSFDEAYLDLGNGRIASVLGDASALEDGVLNKPGGEGYEFVGPSLTDPKWFGDGFGIATRKQDKDLTEKLNGAIDSLREKGVYQQIAAKYFKYDVYGD is encoded by the coding sequence ATGAAAAAGTGGTTATTAGTTGCGGCGATAGCTGCTACAGCTGCGACCGGTGTAGCCCAAGCGAAAGAGTGGAAAACTGTACGCTTTGGTATTGAAGGTGCTTACCCTCCGTTCAGCTGGACTGAAGCTGACGGCTCTCTGAAGGGGTTCGATGTTGATATGGCGAATGCTCTATGTAAAGAGATGGCTGTACAGTGTCAAATTGTTGCTCAAGACTGGGATGGTATTATTCCTTCTCTACTTGCTCGTAAATACGATGCAATCATTGCAGCGATGTCTATCACTGAAGAACGCAAGAAGAAAGTCGATTTCACTCATAAATACGCACTGATTCCAAACAAATTCATTGCTAAAAAAGGCGCGGGTTTAGAGTTTACTAAAGAAGGCCTTAAAGGTGTTAAAATTGGTGTGCAACGCGCAACAACGCATGACAAATACTTAACTGACAACTACGGTGACTCTGTTGAAATCGTCCGTTACGGTTCTTTCGATGAAGCTTATCTAGATCTAGGTAATGGTCGTATCGCGTCTGTTCTTGGTGATGCATCTGCACTTGAAGACGGCGTACTAAACAAACCAGGCGGTGAAGGCTACGAATTCGTTGGTCCATCATTAACTGATCCAAAATGGTTCGGTGACGGTTTTGGTATCGCAACTCGTAAACAAGATAAAGACCTAACTGAGAAGCTAAATGGTGCTATCGATTCACTTCGTGAAAAAGGTGTTTATCAACAAATCGCTGCAAAATACTTCAAGTACGACGTATACGGTGATTAA
- a CDS encoding ABC transporter permease — protein sequence MLDLQGYEASIAKGAVLTIEVAILSLLLAVVLGMLGALAKLSPYTWARSIATVYTTIIRGIPDLVLMMLIFFGGQILLNNSLYSINESLNDWLGTADEWVQYVPDYIDVSPFIAGVLTIGFIFGAYMAETFRGAIMAVDKGELEAAKAYGMNAVLSFRRILLPQMIRHALPGFGNNWLVLLKTTALVSIIGLEDMVRMSSLAAGSTKMPFTFYMTVSIIFLLFTSISTGLLKLVERKFSIHTR from the coding sequence ATGCTGGATCTACAGGGATATGAAGCCTCTATTGCAAAAGGGGCGGTACTCACAATTGAAGTCGCCATACTTTCACTATTATTAGCGGTTGTGCTTGGCATGTTAGGAGCGTTGGCGAAACTGTCTCCTTACACATGGGCAAGAAGCATTGCTACTGTCTACACCACGATTATCCGCGGCATTCCAGACTTAGTTCTGATGATGTTGATATTCTTCGGTGGTCAAATTTTATTGAACAACAGTCTTTACTCAATTAATGAATCGCTAAATGATTGGCTTGGTACGGCAGACGAGTGGGTTCAGTATGTACCTGACTATATCGACGTGAGTCCATTTATTGCCGGTGTATTAACGATTGGATTTATCTTTGGTGCATACATGGCTGAAACTTTTCGTGGTGCCATCATGGCGGTGGACAAAGGAGAGCTTGAAGCTGCCAAAGCCTACGGTATGAACGCGGTATTATCGTTCAGACGCATTCTATTACCGCAAATGATTCGACACGCTTTACCTGGATTTGGTAATAACTGGCTAGTGTTACTGAAAACAACAGCATTGGTTTCGATCATTGGTTTAGAAGATATGGTGCGTATGAGTTCGCTTGCCGCTGGTTCAACCAAAATGCCATTTACGTTTTATATGACGGTTTCCATTATATTCCTTCTGTTTACCAGTATTTCGACCGGACTTCTGAAGTTGGTCGAGCGTAAATTCAGCATTCACACGAGGTAG
- the pflB gene encoding formate C-acetyltransferase: MAEQFAKAWEGFAAGEWQNEVNVRDFIQKNYTPYEGDESFLVSEGTEATKTLWAKVMEGIKQENSTHAPVDFDTSVISTITAHDAGYIEKDLETIVGLQTDAPLKRAIIPNGGIRMVEGSCKAYDRELDPMVSKIYSEYRKTHNAGVFDIYTPDILACRKSGVLTGLPDAYGRGRIIGDYRRVALYGIDFLMKDKFAQFTSLQARFENGEDLHMTMQLREEIAEQHRALGQIKKMAAKYGCDIGRPAETAQEAIQWTYFGYLAAVKSQNGAAMSLGRTSTFLDVYIERDIAAGKITEDQAQEMIDHFVMKLRMVRFLRTPEYDELFSGDPIWATESMGGMGLDGRTLVTRSNFRFLNSLYTMGPSPEPNITVLWSEALPDGFKRFCAKVSIDTSSIQYENDDLMRPDMQSDDYAIACCVSPMVVGKQMQFFGARANLAKTMLYTINGGVDEKLKIQVGPKMDKISGEYLDYNELWEKMDHFMDWLAKQYVTALNAIHFMHDKYSYEASLMALHDRDVKRTMACGIAGLSVAADSLSAIKYAKVKPIRDEDGLAIDFEIEGDYPKFGNNDPRVDDIACELVSVFMNKIRELKTYRNAIPTQSILTITSNVVYGKKTGNTPDGRRAGTPFAPGANPMHGRDEKGAVASLTSVAKLPFADAQDGISYTFSIVPNALGKEEASQRANLAGLMDGYFHHEAGKLEGGQHLNVNVLNRDTLLDAVKHPEKYPQLTIRVSGYAVRFNSLTAEQQADVIARTFTESM, translated from the coding sequence ATGGCAGAGCAATTTGCTAAAGCTTGGGAAGGTTTTGCTGCAGGTGAGTGGCAAAACGAAGTAAACGTTCGTGATTTCATTCAAAAGAACTACACTCCATACGAGGGTGACGAATCTTTCCTAGTTTCTGAGGGTACTGAAGCGACTAAAACGCTTTGGGCTAAAGTAATGGAAGGCATCAAACAGGAGAACTCTACTCACGCTCCTGTAGATTTTGACACTTCTGTTATCTCTACCATCACAGCTCACGATGCAGGCTACATCGAAAAAGATCTTGAAACTATCGTTGGTCTTCAAACTGACGCTCCACTTAAGCGTGCTATCATCCCTAACGGTGGTATCCGTATGGTTGAAGGTTCATGCAAAGCATACGATCGTGAACTTGATCCTATGGTTTCAAAAATCTATTCAGAATACCGTAAAACTCACAACGCTGGTGTTTTCGATATCTACACTCCAGACATCCTTGCATGTCGTAAATCTGGTGTACTAACTGGTCTTCCAGATGCATACGGCCGTGGTCGTATCATTGGTGACTACCGTCGTGTTGCACTATACGGTATCGACTTCCTAATGAAGGACAAATTCGCTCAATTCACGTCGCTACAAGCACGTTTTGAGAACGGTGAAGACCTTCACATGACTATGCAACTTCGTGAAGAGATCGCTGAGCAACACCGTGCTCTAGGTCAAATCAAGAAGATGGCTGCAAAATACGGTTGCGATATTGGTCGTCCAGCTGAAACAGCACAAGAAGCTATCCAATGGACTTACTTCGGCTACCTAGCTGCTGTTAAGTCACAAAACGGTGCTGCAATGTCTCTAGGTCGTACTTCTACATTCCTAGATGTGTACATCGAGCGTGATATCGCTGCTGGTAAGATCACTGAAGACCAAGCTCAAGAAATGATTGACCACTTCGTAATGAAACTACGTATGGTTCGTTTCCTACGTACTCCTGAGTACGATGAGCTATTCTCTGGCGACCCAATTTGGGCAACAGAATCTATGGGTGGTATGGGTCTTGACGGTCGTACGCTAGTAACGCGTTCTAACTTCCGTTTCCTAAACAGCCTATACACTATGGGTCCTTCTCCAGAGCCAAACATCACTGTTCTTTGGTCTGAAGCACTACCAGATGGTTTCAAACGTTTCTGTGCAAAAGTATCTATCGATACTTCTTCTATCCAGTACGAAAACGACGATCTAATGCGTCCAGACATGCAATCAGACGACTACGCAATCGCATGTTGTGTATCTCCAATGGTTGTTGGTAAACAAATGCAGTTCTTCGGTGCTCGTGCGAACCTTGCTAAAACGATGCTTTACACCATCAACGGCGGTGTCGATGAGAAACTGAAAATCCAAGTTGGTCCGAAAATGGACAAAATCTCAGGTGAATACCTAGATTACAACGAACTTTGGGAAAAAATGGATCACTTCATGGATTGGCTAGCTAAGCAGTATGTGACTGCACTAAACGCTATCCACTTCATGCACGACAAGTACAGCTACGAAGCGTCTCTAATGGCTCTACACGACCGTGACGTTAAACGTACTATGGCATGTGGTATCGCAGGTCTATCTGTTGCAGCTGACTCTCTATCTGCAATCAAGTACGCTAAAGTTAAACCAATTCGTGACGAAGATGGTCTAGCAATCGACTTCGAAATCGAAGGCGATTACCCTAAATTCGGTAACAATGATCCTCGCGTAGATGATATCGCTTGTGAACTTGTTTCTGTATTTATGAATAAGATCCGTGAGCTTAAGACTTACCGTAATGCGATCCCTACTCAGTCTATCCTAACTATCACTTCAAACGTGGTATACGGTAAGAAGACTGGTAACACTCCTGACGGTCGTCGTGCTGGTACTCCATTTGCACCAGGAGCAAACCCAATGCACGGTCGTGACGAGAAAGGTGCAGTCGCATCATTGACTTCAGTAGCGAAACTACCGTTTGCTGACGCTCAAGATGGTATCTCTTACACCTTCTCTATCGTTCCAAACGCATTAGGTAAAGAAGAAGCAAGCCAACGCGCTAACCTTGCTGGTCTAATGGATGGTTATTTCCACCATGAAGCTGGCAAACTAGAGGGTGGTCAACACCTAAACGTTAACGTGCTTAACCGCGACACTCTACTAGACGCTGTTAAACACCCAGAGAAATACCCTCAGCTAACTATCCGTGTATCTGGTTACGCTGTTCGTTTCAACTCTCTGACTGCTGAACAACAAGCTGACGTTATCGCTCGTACATTTACTGAGTCAATGTAA
- the rsmS gene encoding pleiotropic regulatory protein RsmS has translation MNDTSSSLENASDDIKLAVDLIYLLESNNVDTEIALAALEIVKADFQAKLKKEKSAN, from the coding sequence ATGAACGACACTAGCTCCTCTTTAGAAAATGCATCTGATGACATCAAACTCGCCGTCGATCTGATTTATCTGCTTGAATCGAATAATGTAGACACTGAGATTGCTCTCGCTGCTTTAGAAATTGTCAAAGCAGATTTTCAAGCAAAACTCAAAAAAGAAAAGAGCGCTAATTAG